A window of Rhodococcus sp. SGAir0479 contains these coding sequences:
- a CDS encoding WxL domain-containing protein has product MGKRTVSVGVAGVAVVAALVSPATAGAEDTTTTFEIVGGGLTIVPQPSATLNDAQTGDAAVLGLLGDVTVSDQRGSDVGWTVTVSSSEFALAPGSGDTTIAPTQVQYNPGDIDSTGAVTATPTAAAGLDTAKTVVQGTAVRGNNTASWNPTLTVGLPSDALAGDYTGTVTTSVA; this is encoded by the coding sequence ATGGGCAAGCGAACGGTCAGTGTCGGTGTGGCGGGAGTTGCGGTCGTGGCGGCGCTGGTGAGTCCGGCTACCGCCGGTGCGGAGGACACCACTACCACCTTCGAGATCGTGGGCGGCGGTCTGACAATCGTCCCCCAGCCTTCCGCCACGCTCAACGACGCGCAGACCGGCGACGCCGCCGTCCTCGGATTGCTCGGCGACGTCACGGTCAGTGACCAGCGTGGCAGTGACGTCGGTTGGACGGTCACGGTCTCCTCGTCGGAGTTCGCGCTCGCTCCCGGCAGTGGCGACACCACCATCGCCCCCACCCAGGTCCAATACAACCCCGGTGACATCGATTCCACGGGAGCGGTGACCGCCACGCCGACCGCCGCCGCCGGTCTCGACACCGCCAAGACCGTGGTTCAGGGCACGGCGGTGCGCGGCAACAACACGGCCTCGTGGAATCCCACGCTGACCGTCGGGCTGCCGTCCGACGCACTCGCCGGTGACTACACCGGGACGGTGACGACGTCCGTCGCCTGA
- a CDS encoding ammonium transporter: MPETIDPATTAWLLISTALVLLMTPGLALFYGGMVRSKGVLNMIMMSFVSIALVTVVWLFAGYSLAFGDDVGGGLIGGFEHLGMAGISPDTAHGPVPEILFATFQLAFAILTAALISGAIADRAKFSSWMVFVPLWALLVYVPVAHWVWGPDGWIAKLGVLDYAGGLVVEIVSGAWALALALVLGPRIGFRNEPMRPHNLPMVLLGVGLLWFGWFGFNAGSAMAADGTAAAVFLNTLVAGCTGLLGWLFVEQKRDGHPTTFGAASGVVAGLVAITPSCGTVNMVGAAVVGVAAGAVCSFAVGWKFRFGYDDALDVVGVHLVGGIVGTLLIGLLAAEVMTGGVEGLLYGGGFAQLGKQALAVLVVGAYAFAMSYGLGKIVDRWVGFRVTAEQETSGIDLALHAESAYEHAVLAHGAQPGLFAREHERPRQRPDAETDEV, translated from the coding sequence ATGCCCGAGACGATCGATCCCGCGACGACCGCGTGGCTGCTGATCAGTACCGCGCTGGTGCTGCTGATGACCCCCGGCCTGGCGCTGTTCTACGGCGGCATGGTCCGGTCCAAGGGCGTCCTCAACATGATCATGATGAGTTTCGTCTCGATCGCCCTGGTCACGGTGGTGTGGCTGTTCGCCGGGTACAGCCTGGCGTTCGGCGACGACGTCGGCGGCGGGCTGATCGGCGGGTTCGAGCACCTGGGCATGGCGGGCATCTCCCCGGACACCGCGCACGGCCCGGTGCCCGAGATTCTGTTCGCGACGTTCCAGCTGGCGTTCGCGATCCTCACCGCCGCGCTGATCAGCGGCGCGATCGCCGACCGCGCCAAGTTCTCGTCCTGGATGGTCTTCGTCCCGCTGTGGGCACTGCTGGTCTACGTGCCGGTCGCCCACTGGGTGTGGGGGCCGGACGGCTGGATCGCGAAGCTCGGGGTGCTCGACTACGCCGGCGGGCTCGTCGTCGAGATCGTCTCCGGTGCGTGGGCGCTGGCGCTCGCGCTGGTCCTCGGCCCGCGGATCGGGTTCCGGAACGAGCCGATGCGCCCGCACAACCTGCCCATGGTGCTGCTCGGCGTCGGGTTGCTGTGGTTCGGCTGGTTCGGGTTCAACGCCGGCTCGGCGATGGCGGCCGACGGCACCGCCGCCGCCGTCTTCCTCAACACCCTCGTCGCCGGCTGCACGGGTCTGCTCGGCTGGCTGTTCGTCGAGCAGAAGCGGGACGGCCACCCCACCACCTTCGGCGCCGCGTCGGGCGTCGTCGCGGGCCTGGTCGCGATCACTCCGTCCTGCGGGACCGTGAACATGGTGGGCGCCGCCGTGGTCGGTGTCGCGGCCGGTGCGGTGTGCTCGTTCGCGGTGGGTTGGAAGTTCCGATTCGGCTACGACGACGCCCTCGACGTCGTCGGTGTCCATCTCGTCGGCGGGATCGTGGGCACGCTGCTGATCGGACTGCTCGCCGCGGAGGTCATGACCGGTGGCGTCGAGGGACTGCTCTACGGCGGTGGATTCGCGCAGCTCGGTAAGCAGGCCTTGGCGGTGCTGGTCGTGGGCGCCTACGCGTTCGCGATGTCGTACGGCCTCGGCAAGATCGTCGACCGGTGGGTCGGGTTCCGCGTCACCGCCGAGCAGGAGACGTCGGGCATCGACCTGGCGTTGCACGCCGAGTCGGCGTACGAGCACGCTGTGCTGGCGCACGGCGCGCAGCCCGGACTCTTCGCCCGCGAGCACGAGCGCCCACGGCAGCGCCCGGACGCCGAGACCGACGAGGTCTGA
- a CDS encoding iron-siderophore ABC transporter substrate-binding protein: MSARRRPFVLSLVALAGTLSLAACGSDGSTDEASASTADGSFPVTIEHAYGSTTVEQAPSRIVTVGFNDLDFVLALGETPVATRAYSGYAYKDRPWATQYAHDIPEVGEMELQYEKIAQANPDLIVGTYSLTEQSGYDTLAALAPTIGDLQSAGGGSGSWKDQLETIGRALGKEGEATELRRSVEADFDDAKAANPQFQGRTAAVAMYMDGDFYIFEAGDPRGDFFTNLGFTTPAQTGSISPEQLNLLDQDTLIVLGATKEKLATDPAFAQLRVVQEDRTVYLGDFGTDVPAALGFASPLSLPYLLDATVPALAAASDDDPATTVPAVG, encoded by the coding sequence GTGTCTGCTCGTCGGCGTCCGTTCGTGTTGTCCCTCGTCGCTCTAGCCGGAACCTTGTCGCTCGCGGCGTGTGGCTCCGACGGATCGACCGACGAGGCGTCCGCCTCCACGGCCGACGGGTCGTTCCCGGTGACGATCGAGCACGCGTACGGATCGACCACCGTCGAGCAGGCGCCGTCGCGCATCGTCACGGTGGGCTTCAACGATCTCGACTTCGTCCTCGCGCTCGGTGAGACGCCGGTGGCGACCCGCGCCTACTCCGGCTACGCCTACAAGGACCGCCCGTGGGCGACGCAGTACGCGCACGACATCCCCGAGGTCGGCGAGATGGAACTGCAGTACGAGAAGATCGCCCAGGCGAACCCGGACCTCATCGTCGGCACCTACTCCCTGACGGAGCAGTCGGGCTACGACACGCTGGCGGCGCTCGCGCCCACGATCGGTGACCTGCAGAGTGCGGGTGGCGGATCCGGCTCCTGGAAGGACCAGCTCGAGACCATCGGCCGTGCGCTCGGTAAGGAGGGCGAGGCGACCGAGCTGCGCCGGTCCGTCGAAGCCGACTTCGACGACGCCAAGGCTGCCAACCCGCAGTTCCAGGGCCGCACCGCCGCCGTCGCGATGTACATGGACGGCGACTTCTACATTTTCGAAGCCGGCGATCCGCGCGGCGACTTCTTCACCAACCTCGGCTTCACGACGCCCGCCCAGACCGGCAGCATCAGCCCCGAGCAGCTGAATCTGCTCGATCAGGACACGCTGATCGTGCTGGGAGCGACCAAGGAGAAGCTGGCTACCGACCCGGCGTTCGCGCAGCTGCGCGTCGTGCAGGAGGACCGCACCGTCTACCTCGGCGACTTCGGCACCGACGTGCCCGCCGCCCTCGGCTTCGCGAGCCCGCTGAGCCTGCCGTACCTGCTGGACGCCACGGTGCCGGCACTCGCGGCGGCCTCCGACGACGACCCGGCGACCACCGTCCCGGCGGTCGGCTAG
- a CDS encoding VOC family protein produces the protein MASFPALTHVAVTVSDLTASIEWYTRVFGAPPVLDEDEESGSYHHAVFALGGGTMFGLHAHTGAAPSGTFDERQVGLDHIAFGCTAAELEQWRSRLDELDIAHGGIKAAAYGSGLSFRDPDNIALEFFAPPG, from the coding sequence GTGGCGTCGTTTCCTGCTCTCACCCACGTCGCGGTCACGGTCTCGGATCTGACCGCCAGCATCGAGTGGTACACGCGAGTTTTCGGTGCGCCGCCGGTCCTCGACGAGGACGAGGAATCCGGGTCGTATCACCACGCGGTCTTCGCGCTCGGTGGCGGCACGATGTTCGGCCTGCACGCCCACACCGGCGCGGCGCCGTCCGGCACGTTCGACGAACGACAGGTGGGCCTCGACCACATCGCGTTCGGTTGCACCGCAGCGGAACTGGAGCAGTGGCGGAGCCGGCTCGACGAACTCGACATCGCCCACGGCGGCATCAAGGCCGCCGCCTACGGATCGGGTCTGTCGTTCCGGGACCCCGACAACATCGCGCTCGAGTTCTTCGCGCCGCCGGGCTGA
- a CDS encoding HhH-GPD-type base excision DNA repair protein — MALTLNLVGDPAADALLASDPLALLIGMLLDQQVPMETAFAGPKKLDERLGGLDVHKIAEMNPDDFIAVCAQPPAVHRFPKSMGERIQALCAYIVEHYDGDTAAVWTSGAPDGKTVLKRLKALPGYGDQKARIFLALLGKQIGVQPTGWREAAGSYGDEGARRSIADVVDRQTLLEVREFKQAAKAAAKAAKDK; from the coding sequence ATGGCACTCACCTTGAACCTCGTCGGTGATCCCGCGGCGGACGCACTGCTGGCGTCCGACCCGCTCGCGCTGTTGATCGGGATGCTGCTCGACCAGCAGGTCCCGATGGAGACCGCCTTCGCGGGACCGAAGAAGCTCGACGAGCGCCTCGGCGGCCTCGACGTTCACAAGATTGCCGAGATGAATCCGGACGATTTCATCGCGGTGTGCGCGCAGCCGCCGGCGGTGCACCGGTTCCCGAAGTCGATGGGCGAACGGATCCAGGCGCTGTGCGCCTACATCGTCGAGCACTACGACGGCGACACCGCAGCCGTCTGGACGTCCGGCGCGCCGGACGGCAAGACCGTGCTGAAGCGACTGAAGGCGCTGCCCGGTTACGGCGACCAGAAGGCGCGAATCTTCCTGGCGCTGTTGGGCAAGCAGATCGGCGTGCAACCGACGGGCTGGCGCGAGGCGGCCGGGTCCTACGGGGACGAGGGCGCCCGTCGGTCCATCGCCGACGTCGTCGATCGTCAGACGCTGCTCGAGGTGCGCGAATTCAAGCAGGCAGCCAAGGCCGCCGCGAAGGCCGCCAAGGACAAGTAG
- a CDS encoding pyridoxamine 5'-phosphate oxidase family protein produces the protein MPDAVSDGAPAGLVALVSGYGETLRVNGRLRRDGADAVLDVDEAFLHCARCITRSKLWRDHGPSELAPNTVADGDFHHPDVQAFVAMSSFLTVSTTDGAGHGDVSPKGDERGFVAALGPRRIALPDRPGNRRTDTFRNLLDNPAVAVTVLVPGDERVLSVHGTAHVSADPALRASLRAGGAVPDLALVIDADRVDLRRDPALAAARLWHADRRIEKGTLPTAGQIWTDHVAAP, from the coding sequence GTGCCGGACGCCGTCTCCGACGGCGCCCCGGCGGGACTGGTGGCACTGGTGTCCGGCTACGGCGAGACCCTGCGCGTCAACGGGCGGCTGCGCCGTGACGGCGCGGACGCGGTGCTCGACGTGGACGAGGCCTTCCTGCACTGCGCGCGCTGCATCACACGCTCGAAGTTGTGGCGCGACCACGGGCCCTCGGAGCTGGCACCGAACACGGTGGCGGACGGCGACTTCCATCACCCGGACGTCCAGGCGTTCGTGGCGATGTCGTCGTTCCTGACGGTGTCGACCACCGACGGCGCCGGCCACGGCGACGTCAGCCCCAAGGGGGACGAGCGAGGATTCGTCGCGGCGTTGGGACCCCGACGGATCGCTTTGCCCGACCGTCCGGGCAACCGGCGCACCGACACCTTCCGCAACCTGCTCGACAATCCCGCCGTCGCGGTCACCGTGTTGGTGCCGGGGGACGAGCGCGTGCTGTCGGTGCACGGAACCGCACACGTGAGCGCCGACCCGGCCCTGCGAGCGAGCCTGCGCGCCGGGGGAGCGGTTCCCGACCTCGCGCTCGTGATCGACGCCGACCGGGTCGATCTCCGCCGGGACCCGGCACTGGCCGCGGCGCGGCTGTGGCACGCGGACCGCCGGATCGAGAAGGGGACGCTGCCGACCGCCGGGCAAATCTGGACGGACCACGTCGCTGCGCCCTGA
- a CDS encoding DNA polymerase III subunit gamma and tau, with the protein MALYRKYRPASFAEVVGQEHVTEPLSTALDAGRINHAYLFSGPRGCGKTSSARILARSLNCVEGPTSTPCGECASCVALGPGGAGNLDVIELDAASHGGVEDTRELRDRAFYAPAESRYRVFIVDEAHMVTTAGFNALLKIVEEPPEHLIFIFATTEPEKVLPTIRSRTHHYPFRLLAPSTMRGLLEKICAQEHVPVEDAVYPLVIRAGGGSPRDSLSVLDQLLAGAGDEGVTYTRALALLGVTDVALIDEAVDALAAGDGAGLFGTVDKVMDAGHDPRRFAVDLLERMRDLILLRAVPDAADRGLVDAPGDVLERMREEAERIGPATLARYAELVHAGLGEMRGATAPRLLLEVMCARMLLPSATDAESAVLQRLERIEQGVVLPASSAAGAPAPAPRPAAPAPRPAAAEPPPDGPVYQRPSQRRAEPVAAAPAPEPAAPAPAPAPPVQQPPARPEPAQQAQAPTRPEPAPQAQAPTRPEPVAPERPVEEPPARPAPPSPPAQPAARAAEPEPAPAAVPEPVPAQPGSPSRPDAAAIRAVWSEVRAKVRERSRTVEVMLSGATVRSVDGARLVLGHDSAPLAKRLVEPRNSDVIRAALHEVFGGEWDVTCEHGAGPAPEPAPARAPQQQPKAAAAPRFSRPSQGRAAAATPPASPRPSASDLDDIPPPEAPDYPDDPGPPPADFDFDTPPPPTTPEDEEEMMAEAAVPVDQASRRDPDEVASEMLAEVLGARKID; encoded by the coding sequence GTGGCCCTGTACCGGAAATATCGACCAGCTTCGTTCGCGGAGGTGGTGGGTCAGGAGCACGTCACCGAGCCCCTGAGCACCGCACTCGACGCCGGACGCATCAACCACGCCTACCTGTTCTCGGGGCCGCGCGGCTGTGGCAAGACGTCGTCGGCCCGAATCCTGGCGCGCTCTCTCAACTGCGTCGAGGGCCCCACGTCCACCCCGTGCGGCGAGTGCGCGTCGTGTGTCGCGCTCGGCCCCGGCGGTGCGGGCAACCTCGACGTCATCGAGCTCGACGCCGCCAGCCACGGCGGTGTGGAGGACACCCGGGAACTGCGCGACCGCGCCTTCTACGCGCCCGCCGAGTCCCGGTACCGGGTGTTCATCGTCGACGAGGCGCACATGGTCACCACCGCGGGCTTCAACGCGCTCCTCAAGATCGTCGAGGAGCCGCCGGAGCACCTGATCTTCATCTTCGCAACCACCGAGCCGGAGAAGGTGCTGCCCACCATCCGGTCCCGTACCCACCACTACCCGTTCCGGTTGCTCGCGCCGTCGACCATGCGTGGGCTGCTGGAGAAGATCTGCGCGCAGGAGCACGTCCCGGTCGAGGACGCGGTGTACCCGCTCGTCATCCGGGCGGGCGGCGGCTCGCCGCGCGACTCGCTCAGTGTGCTCGACCAGCTCCTCGCCGGCGCCGGTGACGAGGGTGTGACCTACACCCGGGCGCTGGCACTGCTCGGCGTCACCGACGTCGCCCTCATCGACGAGGCCGTCGACGCGCTCGCCGCCGGCGACGGCGCCGGACTGTTCGGGACCGTCGACAAGGTCATGGACGCCGGCCACGACCCCCGCCGATTCGCGGTCGACCTGCTCGAGCGGATGCGCGACCTCATTCTTCTGCGCGCCGTTCCGGACGCCGCGGATCGCGGTCTGGTCGACGCGCCCGGCGACGTCCTGGAGCGGATGCGGGAGGAGGCCGAGCGGATCGGTCCCGCCACCCTGGCGCGCTACGCCGAGCTGGTGCACGCCGGTCTCGGCGAGATGCGCGGGGCGACCGCGCCGCGGCTGCTGCTCGAGGTGATGTGCGCGCGGATGCTCCTCCCGTCCGCGACGGACGCGGAGTCGGCGGTGCTGCAACGGCTCGAACGGATCGAGCAGGGCGTCGTCCTCCCCGCGTCGTCCGCGGCCGGCGCGCCGGCCCCCGCCCCGCGCCCCGCCGCGCCCGCGCCGCGCCCCGCCGCCGCGGAGCCCCCGCCCGACGGTCCGGTCTACCAGCGCCCGTCCCAGCGCCGTGCCGAACCCGTGGCCGCGGCGCCGGCACCCGAGCCGGCCGCGCCCGCACCCGCACCCGCGCCCCCGGTGCAGCAGCCGCCTGCGCGGCCCGAGCCGGCCCAGCAGGCGCAGGCGCCCACGCGTCCCGAACCGGCCCCGCAGGCGCAGGCGCCCACGCGTCCCGAACCGGTGGCCCCGGAGCGTCCGGTCGAGGAACCGCCGGCCCGGCCCGCGCCCCCTTCGCCGCCGGCGCAGCCCGCCGCCCGCGCGGCGGAACCCGAGCCGGCGCCGGCCGCCGTCCCCGAACCCGTTCCGGCGCAGCCCGGCTCACCGTCCCGACCGGACGCCGCCGCCATCCGTGCCGTGTGGTCCGAGGTGCGCGCCAAGGTGCGTGAGCGCAGCCGCACGGTCGAGGTGATGCTCTCGGGTGCGACGGTGCGGTCCGTCGACGGGGCGCGGCTGGTACTGGGACACGACTCGGCGCCGCTCGCGAAGCGTCTGGTCGAACCCCGCAACAGCGACGTCATCCGCGCCGCGCTGCACGAGGTGTTCGGTGGCGAGTGGGACGTCACGTGTGAGCACGGTGCCGGACCGGCCCCCGAACCAGCGCCGGCCCGTGCTCCGCAGCAGCAGCCGAAAGCGGCTGCCGCGCCGCGATTCTCGCGTCCGAGCCAGGGGCGTGCCGCGGCCGCCACGCCTCCGGCGTCCCCGCGTCCCTCGGCGTCCGACCTCGACGACATTCCGCCGCCCGAGGCGCCGGACTACCCGGACGATCCCGGGCCGCCGCCGGCCGACTTCGACTTCGACACCCCTCCGCCTCCGACCACCCCGGAGGACGAGGAGGAGATGATGGCCGAGGCTGCGGTGCCCGTCGACCAGGCGAGCCGCCGCGATCCCGACGAGGTGGCCAGCGAGATGCTGGCCGAAGTGCTGGGCGCACGCAAGATCGACTAG